Sequence from the Amaranthus tricolor cultivar Red isolate AtriRed21 chromosome 1, ASM2621246v1, whole genome shotgun sequence genome:
GGGGAATGTAATGGTGGTGGTGGCGGTGGGTAAACTGGTGGTGGTGGTGAGTGGACAGGTGGTGGTGGTGAGTGGACAGGTGGCGGTGGTGAGTAGACAGGTGGCGGTGGTGAGCTTACTGGTGATGGTGGTGGATATACtagtgatggtggtggtggtgatggcGTACATGGTGGAGAAGAGTGAACTTGTGGCGGTGGTGGGTATACTGGAGATGGAGGTGGTTTGGTTTCTGGTGGTCTAACTGGTAATCTAGAACCTTCATCTTCCGGTGGAGGTGGAGATTTTACTGTTGGGGATTCTGGTGATGGTTTTACAGGAAGTCTTCCATGATCATCTTCTGGTGAAGGTGAAGGTTTAACTGCAGGTGGTTGTTTAGGTTCATCATGATGATCATCATGATCAGGTGACTCAGGTTCTTCATCATGATCatctccaccaccaccacttcCTCCTCCATCACATTTAGCCTTCTCACAATCAACAGTAACTGATAACATCTGAAAACATTCTTTAGGTGATCGTTGGTTAGGCCTATTAGGTAAACAATTCTTATCATCTACAAACTCAACCTCTTTTCTTATGTTAGAATCACAAGATTTAGCCTCtcctttaaaataattactagaGAAATCAAAACTACTCAATGCGGGCAATTTACAGAGCTCATTAGGTATTACCCCAGTAAATTTGTTGCTAGACAAGTCTAAGGATTGAATCATTCCCAAATTTGGAAAGGAACTCGGAAGTTGGccaacaaaattatttttagatatATCTAGAACGGTAACATtacctagcaaactcatttcAGATGGCACACAACCACCTAATTTGTTCCCCCTAAAAATGATCTCCTCTACTTTACCTGCCATGTTACCAATAGCTTTAGGAATGCACCCTGTGAACTTGTTGTTAGCTAACACCATAAGAGATACCGTTGCATTTCCTATAGTCTCAGGTATATCACACTTGAATCTATTGTCATTTAACAACAATGCATCAAAAGGTCTATTAAAAACATCTGGAGGTAAACATCCCTCAAAGTTATTGAATCGTAGATCAAGATACTTCAATGTTTTCAACCCAAGGACAACCTCAGGGAAACGTCCTACAAAACGGTTGTTACTTACATCAAGCTCATATAGAAGTTTCATTTTTGAGAAGCTCTTGGGAATAATTCCACAAAACCTATTAGAGTTAATATGAAAAAGAGCTAAATCTGCAAGGAGCCCCAACTCAACAGGAAGGTAACCGGCAATATCCTCATGGTTAAGGTCGATTCCAGATACCACAGTCACCTTCTCATTGTCCAGAGCCGGTGAACAAAAAACACCCTTATAGTCGCATACATTTGGTCCGACCCAATTCTCCATAGCGTTATTAGG
This genomic interval carries:
- the LOC130821014 gene encoding pollen-specific leucine-rich repeat extensin-like protein 4, whose translation is MGKIIPSPQPLGCCLLLILLIFSFSFNTFALTDEESKFLIRRQLHTLNENGHDLSDDYDLKINVPFTFPNVRLRKAFIALQAWKMAIYSDPNNAMENWVGPNVCDYKGVFCSPALDNEKVTVVSGIDLNHEDIAGYLPVELGLLADLALFHINSNRFCGIIPKSFSKMKLLYELDVSNNRFVGRFPEVVLGLKTLKYLDLRFNNFEGCLPPDVFNRPFDALLLNDNRFKCDIPETIGNATVSLMVLANNKFTGCIPKAIGNMAGKVEEIIFRGNKLGGCVPSEMSLLGNVTVLDISKNNFVGQLPSSFPNLGMIQSLDLSSNKFTGVIPNELCKLPALSSFDFSSNYFKGEAKSCDSNIRKEVEFVDDKNCLPNRPNQRSPKECFQMLSVTVDCEKAKCDGGGSGGGGDDHDEEPESPDHDDHHDEPKQPPAVKPSPSPEDDHGRLPVKPSPESPTVKSPPPPEDEGSRLPVRPPETKPPPSPVYPPPPQVHSSPPCTPSPPPPSLVYPPPSPVSSPPPPVYSPPPPVHSPPPPVHSPPPPVYPPPPPPLHSPPPSSPPPPVFSPPPPVRSPPPPVYSPPPPTPSPPPPPNYPDVNLPPNLGFQYSSPPPPIFPGY